Within the Salinimonas marina genome, the region GGTCTGGGCGGGCACCAGGGTGATCTTGCAGTGACGATCCACCAGCATCCGTAAAATATTGTGCTTTACACCATAGTCATAGGCCACAACATGATATTTTGGCGCTTCAGCAGGTTTTACATAGCCTTCGCCAAGTTTCCAGACGCCGCCATCCCACTGACTGATTTCTTTACTGCAGACTTCTTTGGCTAAATCCATGCCTTTTAATCCCGGATACGCTTTGGCTTGCTGTAATGCCGCCTGTTCGTCAAGTTCATCAGTACACACAATGCAGCCATTCTGAGCGCCTTTGTCGCGCAATAAACGCGTGAGACGCCGGGTATCGATATCTGCGATGCCAACCACATTATGTTGTTTCAGATAATCAGACAAAGACTGGGTTTGACGAAAATTGCTGGCTATCAGCGGTAGTTCGCGAATGATAAGACCTTTGGAGCGTATCTGGTCAGCTTCAACGTCTTCTAGATTGATACCGGTATTACCGATGTGGGGATAAGTCAGGGTGATGATTTGTTCAGCGTAAGAGGGGTCGGTGAGGATTTCCTGGTAACCGGTCATGGAAGTATTAAAAACGACTTCCCCAACGGCCGTGCCTGTGGCACCAATTGCCGTACCTTTAAAAACAGAACCGTCCTCTAACACCAAAAGGGCAGAATTAGCCAAGTCAACCTCCAAAATAAGGATAACCGAGTGTTTTGATTAGATAACCAAAACGCACAAAAAACCGGAAAAAACAGACGCTAAACCTGCTTTCCGTTTGCAGTCTTTGCAGCTAATAAACCTGCGTTGTAGAACTCTACAGCGCAAAATTCTGGCAAATTCCGTGAAGTATATAGTAATTCTTAAACGCGGTCTAACCCGATTTTGTAAAAATGCCAAAAACAGGGCTTTTGGCAGATTTTCTCGCTAAAGTGGCTAAAAATCTATATTAAGCCACTTTAGCGCTGACGCCATCATGCCGCTAGTCCAGACCTATTACATCACTCATGCCATACAAACCGGGGGTTTGGTGGTGCAGCCACACGGCCGCTTTCACTGCGCCCTGAGCAAAGGTCAGCCGACTGGACGCTTTGTGCGTAATTTCCAGTCGTTCGCCAATATCGGCAAACAGCGCCGTATGTTCCCCTACAATGTCGCCTCCGCGCACTGTGGCAAAGCCGATGGTTTGCTGGTCGCGCTCAGGCTCTTCACCTTCGCGACCGTACACCGCACACTGCGACAAATCACGGTCCAGCTCATCGGCAATGGCTTCACCAATCGCCATGGCCGTGCCAGAAGGCGCATCTTTTTTGAATCGATGGTGGGCTTCGGTAATTTCGATATCTGCAGTATCTCCTAATGCTTTGGCGGCCTGACGCACCAGCGCCAGCATCAGATTGATGCCCACACTGTAATTGGCGGCAAAAACAATAGGGATATGCGCTTTGGCCTGCTCTAGGGCGTTTAGCTGTGCCTTTGACAGACCGGTGGTGCCGATGACCATGGGCACTTTGTTGTTTACACACCAGCTAAGATTACTATCAAGTGCCGCCGGCAGTGTGAAATCAATCATTACATCTGCCTGACTGGCGTCCAGTTGACTGAATGCCTGACAGGTTACCGGTAAGGTGCCAATCCCTGCCAGCTCGCCCACATTCATCCCTACCCAGTTTGAATCATCGCGAACCGTGGCCACACTCAATTCGGTGTCCTGGTGTTGTTGCACCGCTTCAATCAACACTCGTCCCATACGCCCGTTGGCGCCAAATAGTCCTACCTTCATGGTGTCTCTTAATTTGTTGGTTTATCCGCATTTTGCCTGATAAACGCGGCTATGCAACCGGACCCATTCAAATTAAGAAAATTATCTTCGTTAGGGGATAAACGGCGTGCGCAACATGTTTAGAGGTCATATTGCCTGGTTAATGCCGTCTGTCCAAGCGTTTGTCAGGGTCGGGCAATAGTTTTTCAAAGGCCTTTCAGACTTTGTGCAAAGCTTTTGTTCAGGGGATGGGAAGGGTCCAGAAACTTATAATCCAGTAAATGATCTAACTCTTTGTGATCATAATGATTACAACTGGACGTTTCATTACTCTGCATCTTTTCACAGATAGCAGAAGCCATTCGTGATGAGGGCCAGATTTTATCCTGGCCTCCGGAATAGAGAAATACCTTACCTTTGATATTTTCTACGGGAATATCAGCCTGACCATTATCGGCTCTGTTATCCAGCGATTGTGTATACAGGTCAAGCAGGCTGGTAACCGGCGCGTTCGGGTTAAAGGGCACGTGCGCCAGGGGCTTACTGCCTTGCGTCCAGCTTGAGCCTGGCACTTTTTGCCAGTCATTGAGGATCCCCGCCCAGACTACCGAACTGGGGGCTATAGCTACCACATGACGAAAATCAGAGTCGGTTGAGGCCAGCAGCAGTGCCAGCTCAGCGCCCTTAGACCACCCCAGCAGCACGATTTGGTCAGCGTTCACCTGTTCATTATGCATAAGCCACGACTTAGCTTTGGTGAAATATTCCAGTGGAATGTTTTCCAGCTCTTCAGGTAACCCTTCTTTTTTAAAGTAGGCCAGGGCCAGCGCCGGATAGCCCTGATCGGCCACCGCCTGCGCCAGCTTTACAGGCAGTCCGCCTTCTGAGCCGCCTAACACCATCACCACCTGTTTGACTGCAGTATCTGAGCCGGGGTAATAATTGGCCACAAACTCTTGCGTATCTATAGACACAGGCTTAGGCGCGGCCAAGGGTTGGCATGTCACCAAAATAGCAAGCAGCATGGCTGCCCGGGCGAGATTCAACGGTTTCATTTAAAAATATCCTTATTAAAAAGTCCTTTATTGCTGTTGGGGTGTCCCCACAACCGGTGGTTTCATGTTGTACCCGATTCTGCAGCTAACTACCAGTAAACAGCGGCTGGTACCCGCATAAAACATCAAAGACCATAACGAACAAAAAAACGCCAGCATCAAGGTGCTGGTCGTTTGCGGCTTCCAATGTCAGCTAACGGGCCAAAAGCACTACCTTGCCACGGTTAAGAGTGCTCTCAACACAGTGCAAAGCCTGGCTTTGGTATCAGAGCAAAACCACCTCCACCAATAAAAAGTCGGTTAACGGCTTGTTTTTAGCGCTGTGATTTCGCAATCTATAGCTCTGCGGCGAATTATTACAGGACCTTACTATTTATGCGTGCCAGCCTGATCTGGGATCTCCCCACCCGTTTTTTTCATTGGCTATTGGTTGCTGGTCTGGTGGTGCAGTATGTAACGGCGGAATGGCTGGACGATGCCATGCAGTGGCATTTTTACGCCGGGTACTTTTTATTGGGACTTATTATCTTTCGTTTTGGCTGGGGTTTTCTGGGCCCCGAATATGCCCGCTTTCGTTCATTTGTGACCGGGCCGGCGCAGGTCTGGCGCTATTCCCGGCAAATACTCAGTCGGCATAGCGCCCCGTATACCGGCCACAACCCTTAGGCGGATGGATGGTGTTGATTATGCTGATGCTGGTCGCATTACAAGCCGCCAGTGGCTTATTTATGACCGATGATATTTTTATGCAGGGGCCCTGGTATCATGTGGTCAGTGAACAGACACAATCGCAGATGAGCTTTATTCATCATCAAAGCTTCAATGTGTTATTGGTGATTATTGCATTGCACATTGCCGCAATTGGCTTTTACACCTTCTATAAACGTCAGCCGTTGGTCGCTTCGATGTTTCATGGCAAGAAGGTCACCCCTTCCACTCCCATCCCATCGTCCAGAATCATTCTGGCAGTGGTGCTGGCGCTGCTCAGTGCGGCCCTCACCTACTATATTGTGGCGGTAGCACCCGGCGCTCCCGTGGAACAGGAAGTGTATTATTAATCAGCTCATCTGAGTAACGCGCCCACCCTAGCTAAGTATAACTTGTCCTGGCACCGTTCCGGTCTGTGGACTATGAAGGGGTCGGGCTTAGAAGAAGCCCTAAAATACACGGTATCAGCGGCGAGCCGGCAGTAATATCAGGGCGCGGGACCTGGCAGTAATATCAGGGCGCGGGACCTGGCACCCACCATCCATAGCGCTATTGCTACACTTAATGGGCCACCAACGTTACCCTAAGCCAGTACCAGCGAATAGGCTACGATGCCAACTTTTGTAGTGAGCGGGGGGCTGTTAATGGATAGCTAATCCTGGAAAAAAAGAGCCGGCGAGTGCGGCTCCGGTATCAAAAATCAGTCAGCTTTGTAATCGTCATGACACGATTTGCAGGTACTCCCCACTTTACCAATAGCATCACGATAGGCTGATTCGTCGCCTGCTTTGGCAACTTTCTGTAAATTCGCGGTTGCCGTCAGGAGATCCTGAATTTTGCTTTCCACATCGGCATAATTGTCCCACAACTCAGGCTTAGCATGGGTGTGAACATCATATTCACGGGTATCTACTTTAAGGTAATCTGACACCATGTTGGCCAATTGTTCCATACGCATACCATTGGTTTGCATTACTTCGGCATCGTATTCGATGGCGCCCTTGGCCATCCCACCCAGCGGGGCCATGTTGCTTTTCATCAGCATAAAAATTGCCTCGCGATATTCACTGTATGCTTCAGCATGCTTTTGTGATTTTGCCAGTTCGGGGGTGGCTGCCAGGGCGGCGCCACTTAGTATTGCGCCGCTGCAAAATACCGCCAGGCGGGTAGTGAATTTCATGCTCAAATCTCCTTATGATGTTTCAGGCTGAGTTGCCGTTTGTATACATTAATGCATCTGCTGCAAAATTGTTAATTTTTTGCGCTAGCACTTTATATGATTTAGCCCGCAAAAAGATTGGATTCAGGGTTAGCAATTTATTAAAACACCACTCATGCAGGAGGCGGGGCCAGCAAAACCGAAAGCCAGCCAATAAAAAACCCTCCGGATGAGGAGGGTTTTTATTAACGCTTAATTGGTGAGGTCATCAAAAAACTTTTTAACGCCGTCGAAGAAGCCTTGTTCTTTCGGCCGGTGTTTACCGGTTTCATCACCCATTGACTCATTAAGCTCTTCAAGCAGCTCTTTTTGACGGGTGGATAAATTCACCGGCGTTTCTACGACCACCTTACACATCAGATCGCCGGTCATGCCGGTACGCACTGACTTCACGCCTTTGCCACGCAAACGGAACATACGTCCGGTCTGGGTTTCCGGTGCCACTTTCAGTTTGACCTTGCCATCTAAGGTTGGCACCTGAAGCTCTCCGCCTAATGCGGCGGTGGTAAAGCTCAACGGCACTTCACAAAACAGGTTGTTGCCATCGCGGGAGAAGATTTCGTGCTGCTTCACATGAGCCTGCACATACAAATCGCCTGCCGGGGCTCCTGCTTCACCTGCTTCGCCTTCACCTGCCAAACGGATCCGGTCACCGGTATCAACACCCGCCGGAATTTTAACCGACAGGGTTTTGGTTTTTTCTACACGGCCCTGACCACGACAGCTATTACACGGATCGCTGATGATCTTGCCTCGACCTGAACAGGTAGGACATGTTTGCTGTACCGCAAAGAAACCCTGGCGCATCTGTACCTGGCCATTACCATGGCAGGTAGGACACGTCTTAGGTGAGGTGCCGCGCTTAGCGCCTGAACCATCACACTTTTCGCATTCGACCAGGGTCGGAACACGAATCTCAACATCTTTACCGCGAACGGCTTCTTCTAACGACAACTCCAGGTTATAGCGTAAGTCGGCCCCCTGACGAGCACGAGACTGACGCCCACGGCCGCCTCCGCCAAAGATATCGCCAAACACATCGCCAAAGATATCGCCGAAATCGGCATTGCCGCCGCCGAAACCGCCGCCACCACGATTGGGGTCAACGCCTGCATGACCGTACTGGTCATAGGCAGCACGTTTTTGATCATCGGTCAGGATCTCATAGGCTTCCTGAATTTCCTTGAATTTATTTTCAAGTTCTTTATCGCCCTGGGTGCGATCCGGATGGTATTTCATCGCCAGTTTTTTGTACGCTTTTTTAATATCACGTACGCCGGCATCTCGACCCACCCCAAGCACTTCGTAGTAGTCACGTTTCGACATATCGCTTACTTTTCCTACTCGTTACCTAAGCACCCGGCCTGTGGCCCGATACTCAATATTCTTATAAATCAGTGCATTATTGTAAATGCTTTAACACAACAAAGGCGCAACAAGACAATCCTGCTGCGCCTGCACTGTTTCGTTAAACCGGCCCGAAGACCGGTTAACCGGACGACAGCTACTTTTTATCGTCGTCTTTTACTTCTTCAAACTCAGCATCAACCACATCATCTTGTGATTTGCCTTCAGAAGCTTGTTCTGCCCCTGCTTCAGCACCGCCTGCGGCACCTTGCTGAGCCTGAGCCGCTTCCATCAGTTTGCTGGATTTTTCCATCAACTGCTGGGTTTTCGCTTCAATCTCGTCTTTGTCTTCGCCTTTCAGAGCGGTTTCCAGCTCGGCCAGCGCTTCTTCGATTGGAGCTTTATCTTCGGCGCTCAATGCTTCGCCAACTTCGTCCATTTGTTTGCGGGTGGTATGTACCATCGCATCCGCCTGGTTACGAGCCTGAATCAGTTCTTCGAACTTCTTATCAGCATCTTTGTTAGCTTCAGCATCGGCCACCATTTGCTCGACTTCTTCATCACTCAGACCTGAAGAGGCCTTGATCGTGATTTTCTGTTCTTTACCCGTATCCTTATCTTTGGCAGATACGTGCAGAATACCGTCAGCATCGATGTCGAAAGTAACTTCAATTTGCGGTACACCACGTGCCGCCGGACGAATACCTTCAAGGTTAAACTGACCCAGTGACTTATTCGCAGAAGCCTGTTTACGCTCACCCTGGATAACATGCACGGTTACCGCAGACTGGTTATCTTCGGCAGTTGAGAAAGTTTGCGATTTCTTAGTAGGAATCGTGGTGTTTTTCTCAATCAGGTGCGTAGTAACACCGCCCATTGTTTCGATACCCAGAGACAGTGGCGATACGTCCAGCAGCAGTACGTCTTTCACGTCACCTGCCAGTACCCCACCCTGGATTGCAGCACCAACGGCTACCGCTTCATCCGGGTTTACGTCTTTACGAGGTTCTTTATCAAAGAACTCAGTAACGTATTTTTGTACCAGAGGCATACGCGTCTGACCACCAACCAGAATAATATCCTGGATGTCGCTAACTGACAGATCCGCATCCGCAAGCGCTTTTTTCACCGGCTCAAGGGTGGCTTTAACCATATCTTCAACCAAAGACTCTAGCTTGGCGCGGGTAACTTTGATCGCAAGGTGCTTAGGCCCTGACGCATCTGCTGTGATGTACGGCAGGTTGACTTCTGTTTGCTGCGCTGATGACAGTTCGATCTTGGCTTTTTCACCAGCTTCTTTCAGACGCTGCATTGCCAGCGGGTCTTTACGCAGGTTAATGCCCTGATCTTTATGGAACTCATCTACCAGATAAGTGATCATACGGTTATCGAAATCTTCACCACCTAAGTGAGTATCACCATTGGTGGCCAGTACTTCGAACGTATGCTCGCCGTCAACGGCATCAATTTCGATGATAGAGATATCAAATGTACCACCACCCAAATCGTATACTGCCACAACGTTGTCACCTTTCTTCTTATCCATGCCATAGGCAAGGGCAGCAGCGGTGGGCTCGTTGATAATACGTTTTACTTCCAGACCCGCGATACGGCCGGCATCTTTAGTAGCCTGACGCTGAGAATCGTTGAAGTAAGCAGGAACAGTAATAACTGCGCCAGTAACTTCTTCACCCAGGAAATCCTCTGCTGTCTTCTTCATTTTTTTCAAAACTTCAGCAGAGATTTGTGGCGGCGCCATTTTGTCGCCTTTCGATTCTACCCACGCATCGCCGTTGTCTGCTTTAACAATTTTGTAGGGCATGATGTCGATATCACGCTGTACTTCTTTGTCTTCAAAGCGACGACCAATCAGACGCTTAATTGCAAACAAGGTGTTTTCAGGGTTAGTCACTGCCTGACGTTTGGCAGACTGACCGACCAGTGTTTCACCGTCGTTGGTATAAGCAATAATAGAGGGCGTAGTGCGATCGCCTTCGGCGTTTTCAATAACGCGTGCTTTGTCGCCGTCTAAAACTGCGACACATGAATTTGTTGTACCTAGATCGATACCAATGATTTTACCCATTACGTGTCTCCGCTAAATCTTGTTAATTTCTGCATTTTTAGTGGGGTTATTCCCGCACTTTTTCAATAGTTTTTTACAAAAAGTTGTGAAACCACCCTTTCAGGCTTTGGTATCAACACCGCTGTTAGCAGCACGTGATACCATCACCATCGCCGGACGAACCAAACGTCCGTTCAGTTCATAACCTTTTTGCATGACGGCCATTACCGTGTTCGGCTCCAGCTCATCACTTTCCTGCATCGACATAGCCTGATGCAGTTCTGGATTAAATGGCTGACCCTGAGGATCAATAGGTGTCAGACCGAATTTTTCAATGGTGCTGATAAATGACTTATGGGTCATTTCAACGCCTTCAAGCAGAGGCTTTACAGCGTCGTTGCCGGCATCGCCAGCTTCAAGCGCGCGTTCAAGGTTGTCTACTACGGGCAGTAATTCGCCGGCAAAGCGCTCTAAAGCAAATTTGCGGGCTTTTTCTACTTCCGCGTCGGCACGGCGGCGAGCATTATCCATATCAGCACGAGCACGTAATACGCTGTCCTGCTGTTCTTTAATTTGCGCCTGTGCTTCTGACAATGCCGTTTCCAGCTCATAAATACGCTGTTCGTCTTCGCTGGCTGCAGCGCTCTGATCATCGTTTACCACTTCACCTTCGTGAACCGGAACTTCCTGCGCTTCTTCCTGCATTTGCTGCTCAACTACCTCAGCGTCTTGCTGCTGCGCTTGCTCGTCGCGCTTTTCGCTCATGCCTACCTCCAACTAGAATTTCAGGGCAATTTTTTACTAACCCATCAATAGGGTCATTCAACAATTTTTCCAGCCCCGAAAGTAAAAAAATTTGCAAACCTGGTTTGCGTTAGCCCTTTCGGAACTTAGGACTGAAGCTAGTAATGGGGCTGCTTATGTTGGGTTCAAGGGTAACCGTATAAAATTTGTGGATGTTAAGGTGTTTTTTAGGTAATAGCGGCAATATACAGGTGTTAAGAGCGCGTAAATGTGCAAGACAGGAGGTTTCACCCACGCAAAGCATAGCCCGTGAGATTTGGTTGTCGGTTGTTACCCCCAGGCCATTCACAGATCAATTCGGTGTCTGCTGTCTTGTTGGCTGGCTGAAACATAGGGTATGGTAAGGTAATTATCTGATTATTTAACTTTTATTATCATGCTCAGCATCTGGTCGGTAGGCGCAATCGTAATTTGTTATCTGGCCCTGTTGTTTGTTATTGCCTTTGCCGGGGATAAATGGCTGCGTGCGAATCAGCAGCATCCGGTATTGTACAGCCTGGGGCTGGGCGTTCACTGTACCTCCTGGGCGTTTTTCGGCACCACGACTCAGGCCGCTCAGTTTGGCTGGGCGGTTGTCCCTACTTATGTCGGTATCATGCTGGTGATGACATTTATGTTCCCGGTATTGCTGCGGATTAACCGGCTTTGCCAGCAACACAGTGTTAGCTCTCTGGCCGACTTTATCGCCCTAAAATACCAGGGTGCCCACTTTATAGCCGCCCTCATCACCTTGTTATGCTTTATCGGGGTTATTCCCTATCTTGCTCTGCAACTGGATGCTATCACCAAGAGCATTAATTTACTCGCCCCCCACCAGGAACAGCAAAGTCATACCGTAGGATTATATGTGGCGGCGTTAATGGCATTATTTGCGATTTTATTTGGCACGCGCACCTTAAGTTTAAAAGATAAGCACCCGGGCTTGCTGCTGACCATTGCGGTAGAATCCGTCATCAAGCTGGCCGGCCTGAGTATTGTCGGCATTTATGTGTGTTACAGCCTGTTTGATGGGCCACTGGATTTATTTGCCCAGGCCGGCGCCCACCCGGTCGCCCGTGAAGTCATCTACGCCGACAGCTCGCTATGGGTATATCTGAGCCATATCTTACTGGGAGTGTGCTCTATGTTTATCTTGCCCCGACAATTTCATATGAACTTTGTTGAATGCAATGGCGAAGGTGAGCTTAGAACCGCCCGGTGGCTGTTTCCGTTGTACTTACTGGCCATCACTGTGTTTGTGTTACCTATTGCGCTGGCAGGCAGCATGTTGTTGGACACCGGATCGGTGAATTCAGACACCTTTGTGCTGGCTTTGCCCTTGTTTGCCGGCAACGAGAGCGTGGCGCTGGCGGCCTTTATTGGCGGCTTGTCGGCAACCTCAAGCATGATTATTGTCGCCACCCTGGCGCTGGGCATTATGATCGCCAACAATCTGATCACACCATTATGGCTTAAGATCCGTCTGGCAAAACACTCGGTGGGCTCCATGCAGTCCAGCGGGATCCTGACGATTCGGCGTATTACTGTGTTGGTGGTGTTGTCGGTGGCGTTCTGGTATCACCTTAATATCAGCCAGACCGCGCCTCTGGTAAAAAGCGGGATTGTGGCTATTGCCTTATTAGCGCAAATGTTGCCTACCATGTTATTCGGGCTTTACTGGTCCAGAAGTACGGTAACCGCGGCCAGTCTGGCTATGCTGGCGGGCCTGTGCTGCTGGATAGTCTGGTTGCTCTACCCCAGTTTGCTTGCCAGCTATTACTTTAACCCCGCCCCCAGTGACGCTGAGCTGGGACTGGGGTTTGTGCTGAGTCTGTTAGTCAATTGCCTCACCTTTATCGGGGTCAGTCTGCTAACCCCCGCCCGTTCCGACCAGCCAGGCTTCGCCAACAATGCCCCGCTGATTCCTGAGCTGGCGATTCGCATAGCCGATTTGATGCAACTCACCGCACGGTTACTGGAGCCGCGCGAACAAGACCGTTTAATCGCCCAGCTATCGGCTCAGCCTAGTCAGGGATTTGCCAGTGCTGCATTGCTACAGAATGTTGAACACAGACTCGCGGCCCAGGTCGGCACGCCCAGCGCCAGAGTGCTATTAAGTGCCATTGCTCAAACCAGCCATACCGAATTGCCTGAGCTGGTGGACTGGGTTGAGGAAGCCTCCCAAACCTTTCAGTTTAATCACGAAGTGTTGCAGTCTTCGGTGCAGCATATCCAGCAAGGTATCAGTGTTCTGGATAGCAACCTGGCGCTGCTTGCCTGGAACGACCGCTATATCGACCTGTTCAATTATCCGGCTAATTTTTTGCATTCGGGCATGCCGATTACCTCACTGTTACAATTTAACGCCCGGCGGGGGTTGCTTGGCAACAGTCAGGATGTGGATGCCGAGATTGCAAAGCGGGTGGCGTACATGAAAGCCGGCAGACCTTACAAATATCTGCGCAAGCAACCAGATGGCCGAGCTATTGAGCTTAACGGCAGTCCCCTACCTGGAGGCGGCTATGTCACCACCTACAGCGATATAACCGAATACACCCTTACTCAGGAAGCGCTGGAACAGGCGAAAAATGCGTTAGAAGCGCGGGTGGCCGCGCGCACTGAACAGCTACATCATGCCCGGCTTGAAGCCGAGCAGGCCAATGAAAGCAAAACCCGATTTTTAGCAGCAGCCGGCCACGATCTGATGCAACCCTTTAATGCAGCGACCTTGTTTGCCTCTATGCTGGCGCAAAAAACCAAGGGCACTGAACTTGAAACCCTTAGCAAGGGCGTGACCACCTCGTTATCCTCGGCTGAAAGTCTGCTTAGTATGTTATTGGATATGACCCGGCTGGAATCGGGTGTGCTGAAGCCGCAGCTATCCCGATTTGCCCTGACAGATATTCTGGAGCCGCTATATCGGGAATTCACGGTGATCAGTGAACAAAAAGGGCTGCATCTGAGTTATATGCCAACCACAGTCTGGGTCTATTCGGATCGGCGATTGCTGCGGCGTATTGTGCAAAACTTGTTATCTAATGCCGTACGCTATACCAACAGCGGCAAAGTCCTTCTCGGGGTCCGGCGCCGCTGTGCCGATCAGGCTGAAATCTGGGTCTGTGATACCGGCCCGG harbors:
- a CDS encoding PAS domain-containing hybrid sensor histidine kinase/response regulator, which encodes MLSIWSVGAIVICYLALLFVIAFAGDKWLRANQQHPVLYSLGLGVHCTSWAFFGTTTQAAQFGWAVVPTYVGIMLVMTFMFPVLLRINRLCQQHSVSSLADFIALKYQGAHFIAALITLLCFIGVIPYLALQLDAITKSINLLAPHQEQQSHTVGLYVAALMALFAILFGTRTLSLKDKHPGLLLTIAVESVIKLAGLSIVGIYVCYSLFDGPLDLFAQAGAHPVAREVIYADSSLWVYLSHILLGVCSMFILPRQFHMNFVECNGEGELRTARWLFPLYLLAITVFVLPIALAGSMLLDTGSVNSDTFVLALPLFAGNESVALAAFIGGLSATSSMIIVATLALGIMIANNLITPLWLKIRLAKHSVGSMQSSGILTIRRITVLVVLSVAFWYHLNISQTAPLVKSGIVAIALLAQMLPTMLFGLYWSRSTVTAASLAMLAGLCCWIVWLLYPSLLASYYFNPAPSDAELGLGFVLSLLVNCLTFIGVSLLTPARSDQPGFANNAPLIPELAIRIADLMQLTARLLEPREQDRLIAQLSAQPSQGFASAALLQNVEHRLAAQVGTPSARVLLSAIAQTSHTELPELVDWVEEASQTFQFNHEVLQSSVQHIQQGISVLDSNLALLAWNDRYIDLFNYPANFLHSGMPITSLLQFNARRGLLGNSQDVDAEIAKRVAYMKAGRPYKYLRKQPDGRAIELNGSPLPGGGYVTTYSDITEYTLTQEALEQAKNALEARVAARTEQLHHARLEAEQANESKTRFLAAAGHDLMQPFNAATLFASMLAQKTKGTELETLSKGVTTSLSSAESLLSMLLDMTRLESGVLKPQLSRFALTDILEPLYREFTVISEQKGLHLSYMPTTVWVYSDRRLLRRIVQNLLSNAVRYTNSGKVLLGVRRRCADQAEIWVCDTGPGIAAEKQQEVFAEFHQLDSQHNNPGLGLGLTIVDRMSGLLEHPVGLFSKPHQGTRFTLSVPRVSGTATPAPNKAPETATHTLPFMRNLKVLVVENDEQVSQALKLCFEYWGAQVICVTDRHQATQHCPEPPAIMLVDYHLNGNDRGTRVAQELREFWGQSVPGILNTANREEGIKDVAAQHELFYLSKPIKPLLLRRAVRTLLSEYPWVPIPAD